One genomic segment of Lysobacter sp. 5GHs7-4 includes these proteins:
- a CDS encoding pyridoxal-phosphate dependent enzyme, which produces MAIHQSVLELIGQTPIVKAQRLDTGVCELYLKLESQNPGGSIKDRIGLSMIEAAEKAGKIKPGDTLVEGTAGNTGIGLALVAQQKGYKLLLVVPDKMSREKIFNLKAMGAQVVLTRSDVAKGHPDYYQDLAERIARETPGAYFINQFGNPDNPAAHEFGTAPEILRQMDGKLDAIVFGCGSSGTMTGLSRAFATLSPGTELVLADPVGSILEEYINRGTLSDKSASWMVEGIGEDFLPPISDFTRVKQAYAISDKESFLTARELLEKEGILGGSSTGTLLAAALKYCREQTEPKRVLVFVCDTGNKYLSKMYNDYWMLDNGFIERERHDDLRDLILRPYSQRDTVVVGPNDLLVTAYQRMKLYDVSQLPVMDGEHIVGIVDESDVLLHVYGDESRFRDPVSTAMVSKLDKIPVADPIESLLPVFDRGHVAIVMDGERFLGLITRIDLLNYLRRRVQ; this is translated from the coding sequence ATGGCCATCCACCAATCCGTACTCGAACTGATCGGGCAGACCCCGATCGTCAAAGCCCAACGCCTGGACACCGGCGTGTGCGAGCTCTACCTCAAGCTGGAATCGCAGAACCCCGGCGGCTCGATCAAGGACCGCATCGGCCTGTCGATGATCGAAGCGGCCGAGAAGGCCGGCAAGATCAAGCCCGGCGATACCCTGGTCGAAGGCACCGCCGGCAACACCGGCATCGGCCTGGCCCTGGTCGCGCAGCAGAAGGGCTACAAGCTGCTGCTGGTGGTGCCGGACAAGATGAGCCGCGAGAAGATCTTCAACCTCAAGGCGATGGGCGCGCAGGTGGTGCTGACGCGTTCTGACGTGGCCAAGGGCCATCCCGACTACTACCAGGACCTGGCCGAGCGCATCGCGCGCGAAACCCCGGGCGCCTACTTCATCAACCAGTTCGGCAATCCCGACAATCCGGCCGCGCACGAGTTCGGCACCGCGCCGGAAATCCTGCGGCAGATGGACGGCAAGCTCGACGCGATCGTGTTCGGCTGCGGCAGCTCGGGCACCATGACCGGCCTGTCGCGCGCGTTCGCCACGCTCTCGCCCGGCACCGAGCTGGTGCTGGCCGATCCGGTCGGCTCCATCCTGGAGGAGTACATCAACCGCGGCACGCTGTCGGACAAGTCGGCCAGCTGGATGGTCGAAGGCATCGGCGAGGATTTCCTGCCGCCGATCTCCGACTTCACCCGCGTCAAGCAGGCCTACGCGATCAGCGACAAGGAAAGCTTCCTGACCGCGCGCGAACTGCTGGAAAAGGAAGGCATCCTCGGCGGCTCCTCCACCGGCACTCTGCTGGCCGCGGCGCTGAAGTACTGCCGCGAACAGACCGAACCCAAGCGCGTGCTGGTGTTCGTCTGCGACACCGGCAACAAGTACCTGTCGAAGATGTACAACGACTACTGGATGCTGGACAACGGCTTCATCGAGCGCGAACGCCACGACGACCTGCGCGACCTGATCCTGCGCCCGTACTCGCAGCGCGACACGGTGGTGGTGGGGCCCAACGACCTGCTGGTCACCGCCTACCAGCGCATGAAGCTGTACGACGTCTCGCAGCTGCCGGTGATGGACGGCGAGCACATCGTCGGCATCGTCGACGAGAGCGACGTGCTGCTGCACGTCTACGGCGACGAGTCGCGCTTCCGCGACCCGGTGTCCACCGCGATGGTCAGCAAGCTCGACAAGATCCCGGTGGCCGATCCGATCGAATCGCTGCTGCCGGTGTTCGACCGCGGCCACGTCGCCATCGTCATGGACGGCGAGCGTTTCCTGGGCCTGATCACCCGTATCGACCTGCTCAACTACCTGCGGCGGCGCGTGCAGTGA